A single genomic interval of Helianthus annuus cultivar XRQ/B chromosome 13, HanXRQr2.0-SUNRISE, whole genome shotgun sequence harbors:
- the LOC110897742 gene encoding extended synaptotagmin-1, giving the protein MIYKSLSASSDFSKILWMSSPPICPCEKPISFSGRKDFRRRNRGVILGCMVPFDGRNQSVSIDIANSVKRGLKTYSENRIRNEFDEDSDSIQLGYSNEFSGFREDPVIGKLTTQLGVIHPIPLPPINKNIGGMFVLFFISGVVFDKLWTSRKQKNKNDEGKLGIWPQVPTSFSLFLEKDLQRKESVEWVNMVLGKLWKVYRGGLENWVIGLIQPVIDDLKKPDYVERVEIKQFSLGDEPFVVRNVERRTSRSNDDLQYQIGLRYTGGAQMLLMLTLKFGIIPIKVPVGIRDFDIDGELWVKLRLIPTEPWVGAASWAFVSLPKIKFELLPFRLFNLMAIPVLSMFLKKLLTEDLPRLFVRPNKIVLDFQKGKTVGPVQNDFKSGEMQEGNKDFAGELSVTLVDARKLSYIFYGKTDPYVELRLEDQVIHSKKNSQTTIIGPPGQPIWNQDFSMLVTDPRNQKLSVQVKDSFGFIHLTVGAGEVDLRSLKDTVPTDRVVTLQGGLGPFNKGPTGEILLRLTYKAYVEDEEDERIKADVDASDDEFSELASAGTTYEPSSDKESFMDVLAAFIVSEEFQGIVASETLNNVNSNNTKSTKTYSGQTSDFATADSGSDSGGSALLWLGVITTISILTAINMGGSNIFNP; this is encoded by the exons atgatttataaatcttTATCTGCAAGTTCTGATTTTTCCAAGattttgtggatgtcatcaccaCCCATTTGCCCATGTGAGAAACCAATTTCATTTAGTGGAAgaaaagattttagaagaagaaACAGAGGTGTGATTTTGGGTTGTATGGTTCCCTTTGATGGCAGGAACCAAAGTGTGAGTATTGATATTGCGAATTCGGTTAAAAGGGGTTTGAAAACGTACTCAGAGAATCGAATTCGTAATGAATTTGATGAAGATAGTGATTCAATTCAATTAGGTTATTCTAATGAGTTTAGTGGATTTAGAGAAGACCCTGTTATAGGTAAACTAACAACTCAACTCGGGGTCATACACCCGATCCCTTTACCTCCGATTAATAAAAATATCGGTGGGATGTTCGTCTTGTTTTTCATTAGTGGGGTTGTGTTTGATAAGCTTTGGACATCGCGAAAACagaaaaacaaaaacgatgaagGAAAACTCGGAATATGGCCACAAGTTCCCACAAGTTTTTCGCTGTTTCTTGAAAAAGATTTGCAGAGGAAAGAATCTGTTGAGTGGGTCAACATGGTGTTGGGGAAGTTATGGAAGGTTTATAGAGGCGGGCTCGAGAATTGGGTAATCGGGCTGATTCAGCCCGTTATCGATGACTTAAAAAAGCCCGATTATGTCGAACGAGTCGAAATAAAACAGTTCTCACTCGGGGATGAGCCGTTTGTTGTTAGAAATGTCGAGCGCAGGACTTCACGCAGCAACGATGATTTACA GTACCAAATTGGTCTTCGTTACACTGGTGGTGCTCAAATGCTTCTAATGCTGACACTGAAATTTGGTATAATTCCGATTAAGGTGCCGGTTGGAATTCGGGACTTTGATATTGATGGAGAACTTTGGGTTAAACTTAGATTGATTCCCACTGAGCCTTGGGTTGGAGCTGCTTCATGGGCTTTTGTCTCACTTCCCAAAATTAAGTTTGAGTTGTTACCGTTTCGGTTGTTCAATTTAATGG CCATCCCTGTACTCTCGAT GTTTTTGAAAAAACTTTTGACGGAGGATTTGCCCCGATTATTCGTGCGGCCTAATAAAATTGTCTTGGACTTTCAAAAGGGAAAGACAGTTGGTCCGGTGCAAAACGACTTCAAGTCAGGTGAAATGCAAGAAGGAAATAAGGATTTTGCTGGCGAACTTTCGGTCACTCTTGTTGATGCTCGAAAACTCTCTTACATCTTCTACG GAAAAACAGATCCATATGTTGAACTACGCCTGGAAGATCAAGTGATACATAGTAAAAAGAACAGTCAAACAACTATAATTGGCCCTCCTGGTCAGCCAATATGGAATCAG GATTTCAGTATGCTAGTTACTGACCCGAGAAACCAGAAATTGTCAGTACAAGTAAAGGATTCTTTTGGATTTATACACTTGACCGTCGGTGCAGGAGAG GTTGACCTACGATCGTTAAAAGACACAGTACCGACAGACAGGGTTGTGACTCTTCAAGGAGGTTTGGGACCGTTTAACAAGGGGCCCACTGGAGAGATCCTACTTAGACTCACGTATAAAGCTTACGTTGAAGACGAAGAAGATGAAAGAATCAAAGCCGACGTTGATGCATCAGACGACGAGTTTTCGGAACTAGCATCAGCTGGCACTACATATGAGCCCTCTTCCGATAAAGAATCGTTCATGGATGTTTTAGCAGCCTTTATTGTCAGTGAAGAGTTTCAAGGAATAGTGGCTTCCGAAACCTTAAATAATGTAAACAGTAATAATACGAAGTCAACTAAAACGTACTCCGGTCAAACATCTGATTTTGCGACTGCTGATAGTGGTTCTGATTCAGGAG GGTCAGCTTTATTATGGCTTGGTGTGATCACAACTATCTCAATTCTAACAGCCATCAACATGGGCGGCTCAAATATCTTTAATCCTTGA